Below is a genomic region from Aquila chrysaetos chrysaetos chromosome 13, bAquChr1.4, whole genome shotgun sequence.
AGCAAAGGATTCAGAAAGAGAGAGCTGTTTCAAATCTGAAAGCTATGTTCCTTTTCAACTTAATTGTGAAGAGTATGACCTTCAGCTTGTTCTGCTCTTTTCTACTTTCTTCGTTAATAGGCACTTCTGATGTGGTAATGTACACTCACTGTAATTTAAGAGAAAAGTTCAGCTCCAGGATAGTAACAATTTCTGTAGCCGAAGCTGATGTTTCAACTGTCAAGAGCCCAGCTACATTATTTAAGATCTTTTCTGGGGCATACAAAAGAATCCAACCATCCTGACTGCAAGAAccttggaaggaaaacaaaacgACCTAGCAGAGCCACGTGGGAGGGCACGTATCTAGGCAAAGCAAAGACAGGGATTTGGCTCTGTGCTTTATCAGTTGTACAAGGTATCAGCTATACTCCTTAAATGCTGTGTGTACCCACAGAGCACTCCCTCCAGtgttttaatattctttgaTTGCCCTACCACTACCACCCTTACTAATTTATAATGGTAATTAAATGTCCAGTGCAACATATTCAACATCCTGTACAAATTAATCAAGTGAACAAAGTGCCCAGCAGAACAAAGCACACTTTTGTTTCAAACCTAATTCAGACTTTTAGTgatttcagccttttctgttACTATGCTGTCTatacttcttccttccccttaaTCTGCAAAACAACTGAGCCTGTTGGCTAACTTCAACTAAAGTTGTTGAAAATAATGTCTTAAAGCCTATTTCCAAGCAAACAGCTTGAAAACAGTGTATCTTGCCTTTACTGAGAGCCCAACTATAAGAAATTTCTAAAGAAACCAAAATTTCCTTAGCTACACGCAGCACTACTCATTTTGGAttcttttcagtgttatttAGTGCTGCTCTAGCATCACCACAATGACTCCTACACAATGATGTAGTAAAATCCTTTTAAGCTGCATCAGAAACAGAGGAAGTTCAATACATGTTTATGAAAGTTTTATGCATAAGGTGCTGGCATATATGTAAGAGTTGATGCCAACCCATCATCCCTTTCAAATTGGTGCACATTACTTACACATCCTTATACAAATTCTGTGCTAAACACCAcccaaattatttctgaagtgtttaaTCTGTTATTCagtaagaataattttattaggTTGCTGAAAGTGAAGCTCAAAGAAGATGACTGCATAGCCTCACTTCACATGTGTGAATGTCTTTCTCCTGGCTCATTTGACAGTACCCCTGGTCATGGGAATCCTTCAAGCTCTTCAAAACTTTGCCCAGTTGCAAAGGAGCACTTGAACATGTGCATGCTCACTATTACAATGTTTCATCTTGAAAGTCTAACTCAGAGAAACTCATAAATGAAAGTTCGATGCCGTCTATGCCACTGAACGttgtgcagcacagcaaacaCCGAGAGGCACACAAAACATTAGCCTGCGTCCAAAGCAATATAATACAGCACCACAATGAGGCAGAAATAGTTAACAGCAACCTCTGGGTTATGAAAGCTGCAGTTTTACTGTGATGGGATTACAGTGCTCCTGGCAACTACCTTACATAGCTAGATCCCGGTTGTCCCAACTATATTCTACTGCAAAGCTATGAAAGCCATGCACTGCTTTTCAATTCAAATTTCGTTGTTTTGAACAagtcttaaaacatttttgcaattGCAATTTTCATATGGCTGAGATCTTAGTTTGAAAAGATGATCGTGCTCATACATTCCTATACATAAATAAAGTTTGTAACTTAAGAACACCTCAAGTGATGAACTGGCCCATTACATTCAATAACTATTCAGACAAAGTTGAACAGTAACCTGATAAATTATACTGCAAAAGATCGGCTCAGAGATCATAAGTCTGAGGCCACAACCCCATTGCAGGCAGCCACACTGCTTTTAAGATTACACACTCAGCTctattttaatgtggtttttttcattacctCCTCTTTAGTTACTGCCAATCTCTTGAGATTACCCACAGATGACAAGAGTTTTTtcatgtttaggaaaaaaagtaccaCAATTATATTactgcagattatttttatgatttccaTGGTTGGATTTAATGTCTGAATTCAAGTGAACAAATCACAGAAGTGCCACCTACCTGCTTAACGCTTatgatttctgtaaaattattaaaacatgcCAAAATATATCAATACATTTGatgaaataaatctgttttaaatgtacAAACTAAATGTCCCCATGCTTAAGTCAACTTCCAAGTTCAAGCCTAACACGCATTATGGTAGCTTTTAGTACAGCAAACATGGCTACTTTCTTCTAAAAACAGAGTCAGGGCAAAAGACAGCGTGGCTCCTTCATGCATAGGTCTACTAGCtcaagcaaatattttgaagcaaGAGATCAGGGTCCTTAGCCTGAGGGATGGGAGGTTAGTACCTACAGCACTGTCATTCCAGGAGGAAGACCATTACCAGGCAATAGGTAAGGACGGGCTAATAAGAATACTTTGTTCCTGGTATTAAGGTTCTCTCCCATCTCcattttattatacagtggCAAAGGAAGGGgactaaaaaggaaacataataCATAGGAAACACATGTAAATTCAATGAAAACAGGTTTCTTCCAGAAGGCCTGATTTCTTACACCACCCTTAAATATTGAGCCTGACTACCTTTACAAAACAGAAGACATTCCCTAGAGAAGAGACCAGAAGACTAGAACTCCTCCAGGGAGTCATCACCAACCTTCATTCTCTTTTGCCCATGCTCCAGTTTTATTATTTACCTTGTTGGTCTCATAGTGCCATAGCTTAACAAAAGCTAAATGCATTCTTATCGCTTCTCAAACCTACACGAGAGCTCCAATAACTAAACTGTGAAAATGCAAGATGGTTTGAATCCTTTCATGCTAAGGCAGGCACAATGAACCTGGATTTTCCCCACTCCTCCAGCAAGCATTCTACTTACTAGACTATCATATTAAAGACAGGCATTCCTTCAGTtgcatttggaaacaaaacaaaaaaaatgagttcATTAGCAGTAGTGAGGATGAACTTAGGACAGAAAATGGTTTGGAGATGCAAATCCCAGTCTGAGGCATGTAATTGAGAGTCATTACTTCAGACACACCATGctcttcagcatttccattCACACTTCAAAATAAACCTAACTTTAGGTTCAGCCATCTGGCTAATAACTACGAGATATGGCATACCTGACAACTTTACACCGATATCCTGATCCAACTGAACGTTTTATACTAGAATTcagtctttcattttaaaggtgaagaatacagagaaataaagcagatgtGTATAACTGAGCTCATTATATTATCTTAAAAAAGATGATCCATAGAAGTGACTCAATACATAGTGTCTTCAAGAGAGCATTAGGCTCTCCAGTTATTTCTCTTGCATGTTCCTTGATTAAGCAGTGCATGTTAAAGCAAGACAAGAGTCAGTTTTCCttcatacaaatgaaaaaactgCAAATTAGCTGTATCAATAGCctattagaaaatgttttttctccaatAAGAGCGTTAGTCAAGTATTCACATCCAGCTTCAAACTCTTAAAAGGCCTTCACTGGGTAGATATCTGCTCTTTTATTCCCTCATGAACAGagaaaagtaactgaaaagcagttttacttctgctttttcctacTTTAAGAACAGAGAGATGTCTTAAGTGTTTGCttcaaattttattatttcaactATTACTTCAGTCTTCCACTTCAGAGAAACTGACAAAAGAGATTTAGAAGATGATTGAAGGGACTTTTTGGTACTACTACAGTTGTTAAACCCAGCTAAGCTTTTCTATTCAAGATTTAACATGGGTAACTGAAAGACTAGTGTCACATTGCTTGAATGAACACCCTAAATATTCTCACtagttttgctgttttcctagTGACTTTCTTGTAAGACCAGGTAAAGTTTAGCTTTTCATTAGAGAGAAATACAAACATAAGCCTGAGTACCTCTTCAAATTCTGTGCATCAGATTTCAAGTCGCTACTACTATTAACGTACCTTGTACTGCAAGAAGCTGCTCTTCTGTGGTCCAACGGGCATTGATTTTCTGATTAgactattaaaattaaaaaatggcacaaagatcattaaaatgtttcaacaGCTACAAAATATCTGAGCATCAGAATGTGTTTTACTTGCACTACATTTTGTAACATAGGTAAAAATCTCTTGCTTATAAGCCACAAATTTATAGTTTAAGATTGGTTTCATGAAGAGGAGTAGCATTTAAGGATCTGAGCTTAGAACTACACCAATAGTTTTGCCTCTGTTTTATTGCAGTTCTTAATATCAGCTATATCATAACTTATGCAAAAACTAATGATCTTTATACAGACAGATTTTGAATTTATAGTTACATTTATCTAAACTATTAGGACTTGGTGTCTGGAGTGTTTCGCATTCACGTTATGTTTCATATCCAAGcctttaaaacaagcaaaaagagaaCTTCAGTAGTAATAAATCATTCACTTCGGTTGCCCAAATGTACATATAGTCATGTTTTTACACAGAACATAGAATTAACTGCTAGCAATCTACATGATCTACTTTTAatcagacccccccccccccatatatCAGGGCTCAATTTCAGCTCCTTATTGTCATGAACAGacatgaaatttcttttttttctgcttctttgttcAGCCAGTTGCCATAAAAAAGCCTACCACTAATTTCTTATAAAGAAGCCAAACTCACCCCTGCATGTAATTCAACGGATCCTGtttaagctgctgctgaaatgcaaacactatgctgcagcaaaacacatttctgcagcttcctACTAATGTAAGTGCAAGGCCACAAATTCTAATATTTATTCTGATTTACCTCAGGAGGTTTGAATTCTTCAATCCCgccttccattttctgtttaagtGCACTGTTTACTTGCTTAGCATTTTGAACCTTGGTCAAAAACAACAAAGTTAATCAGCTCCACAAAGAAAGTTGGTCACTTTACACATATATCTTCACTAGGATTGCCACAAGTGTACCTCCTAAgttagaaagagaaatattatgGTTTAAGGCTTCACTACgttaactgttaaaaaaaaaccaaaaaccaaaaacttaaaaaaatacagcacagtttactacagagagaaaaatatttaagccaGTCTTTCAAAAGAACAGTTTGTCTGCAGAAATATTAGAAGTAGGACATAACAAGCAAGTTTTGATAATGATGCATATGTTCTTGAAGAAGAATGCAGAATATTCTAGACACAAAACTTGGTTCTTAGAAATCTAAGTGAGATGTACTGTATACATTAActtcctccttctccaaaaagcactttgaaaaaacaaataaagatttATGAGATGTTTTCAGTTAGTTCCTTCTGACAGACTGCTTTTTATTGACCTTAGATCATCGTGATTTCCTTTAAGGGCGATTCttgaaatgatttaaaatatttaaataaaatatctcaGTCTATAAAAAGGAGAGAGCTTCCAAATCATACATATACATATCTATTAACCATTTAAACCTGACAGCGATGCACATAAGGTAACAtaggtaagaaaataattttgcatactACGGTGCACAGCTATTACAAGTGTTCTTAAGTATGGACACAAAAGCAGACAACTCAGTGGGAGATTCCAAAGGCTGCATCTCTGAGatcactgcaagaaaaaaagagaaacacaacCTCAAGGGTGTAACTCACCTACACTTAGGCTAAAGAGTGAAACCCACCTATGCTATTTAGCCCCAGAGTCCTGCTGTGACAGAAAGAAGCATATTTCTCCTGTAAAAGAATACAAGGGAGCAAAAACCCCATGAAACCCTTTATTCACTCCATGATTTTGCAACATGGCAGCTCTTAGCGGTCTATAAGGCAGCAGAAATTTCAGGAGATAAGCCTTGACTTTGTAGCCCCATCGCTCCTAGAAAGCAAGCATGCACATACTGCCGTACCCTTAGAAGCTGAATAGACTCTGTGTTTCAACTTTAAGTGCCAAAAGTTAACTTCTTCATGCAAAGGACGCAGGCAATTGTCCTCTTAAAGGTGAAGACTACAAAGCTTTTCTAAATTTAATAAGAAGTAGAAAGCTCATCaattaaaacacagaagtaaCTAGGCCCATGATTTCCCCCCCATACTTTCATGGTAGGTAGGGAAGGGCATCCAGAAAAACAGCTACAATTTTAAGCACAACAAATGTAACTTCCTCTGCTTCATTGTTCTTATTCTCACTTGTCACACAAATACTtttaacaaagttaaaaaaaaaaaaaaaaaatcaaatcaaatgtGACTTTGGTTTTCTCCTGTCCCCAAATCTGTAACATTGTTTTCATGCCATACTCCCCCTACTCCcccccaacttttttttaaaggaagtcaTCTTGTTTCATGTTATCCACAAGAGCAGACaaacataaaaaacaaaactgaagaataGCTAGTCAGCTAGTGTCCAGCATTTCTGGTGATAACTGTGGAACAAAATTAGGAAGACTCACATTAAAGAAGTTTCAGAATCTTCACAGATAATCTTCAAAATCATTACAATCAGAACAATctgagatgaaaacaaaacaagaccaATAACCCATGGTACCTGTCGCTTTAATGAGATTAGTTCCATATCCAGCTGTCTAAGAATTGTGTTGGCTGCATTGGGACTACAGGAAACAGCTATCACATCTTCCTGGGTCAGGTACATGCCTTTTGGTGGACGGCATTTGGAACGCTGAGAATGGTGGCGATGCTGCAAGCTCTGATACTCTCTTCTACCCAGACCTATTTTGCTGGTCTGAACAGGCTGCTCATTATTGCCCTTTAATTTACaagaaataaatcattaaaGAATAACAGTATCTTGTATACAACTTtattaaagaataaagaatCGCATAGCATTGTAATGTCATATTTATGACAAAGAAAACCCTAACTAACATCCTCCTCTCCATGTAGTATCCAAACTAAGTCTTGCAGATAAGCTGATGGAGCATACCAGTCATTTGCTGGATAAGCCTGCATTAGTCTTAGAAAGGtcagttttcaattttttttttttttaattacagctgaAAATACAATAAGTAGTATAGAAATCACAGTCTGAATACTGTGAAAGAGGGCAAAAATTGAGAACCTCTTATGTACGCAGAAGgtaaagaatatatatatattacacgTTTAAACCAAGTAATCAGTGAatttacacatttatttctggTCAGATATGAAGAGTCCAGGTGAACATCAGCGGAGAAGAATGAGAGAAAGTCAACCAGGACAGGCAGGAATGCAAGATGAcactttttcctgctgcaagCACTCTATGGAAAGTGatagtgctgtttgttttgggaGGGGATTTGAgatttggaagagaaaggatGGATGTACTTTTGCAGTCATTGTAAAAATCCATGTAATCTAGCAAGCTTAAGCctttgttgtttgcttttttgaagtGGAAAGGGATAGCGAAGAGGAGATGAAGTCTTTGTAACTGCTGTTTCGATATGTTTGGACACCtaaaaatttcagctttgtCTTCAATGGGCATTGCTGCACAAGAGCTAGTCTGTATGTATGTGACTCTCATAGAGCAACCGGGTAGGTTCCCTACAGACCAGGAGTACAGAAGCAAAAATTACTTTCCCTGCAAGGATTTTCCAATTCAACACAATGCTTAGTACCAGAACAGAGATGGGATTCAGGCTTTTTGCTACTTCAAGCAGCTCCCTACTGCTCCTCCCTGCTGGCATCCATGCAGGTTGAGAGGAGGTGGTCATCTGATCAcagtgaagagaaaacaaattgcagCAGCCATTATTATTATGTTCTGTAGCATTAGTACAGATCAGCAAACAGTACTTTGCTCTACTATGCTTGACCTTCTGCCACATTCTCTTCCCAGCTAATGTAACATCTTAATCCAGTCCACAGACTTCAGAGTGGCCATCTTAAAAGCAATTAAGATATTTGCTCTTCCTTGCAAAGTTGATATAGAGCCTTACATCTTTGACATCTAAAAATCCCAAGTTTACTTCTGGCCCATTTATTCCATTGGTCTTTTCGTTCTGCGTTGCTCTTTCAGTATGAAATTGCAGTTTCTGTCTGTTCAATCTGgatttaaagtgaaaatattctCTCAAGCTTTTGTCTTGCCAAGCTAGAGTGTTTGGGTTGTTTTATAGTTTTCTCTGGTAACAGAAAGTTTCCATTGCTCTGTGCGTTCAAGTAGCCTACttggtttatattttgcttAGGAAGTGAAAGTACGCAAATCCTACCAGAAATATTAGCTCACAAAATTATCTTATTTAGATTCAAATAGCTCATCAGAAACTGCAAACCTATTTGTCCTCTTCCTAGAAGACTACGAACACACTACTTTCACTCTGGACTGCATGTAGCAATTCAAACAATAACCAAGGAAAGTAAATTGAACAGAATAGCCCTTATTTAGAAATGGCTTAGGCAGCAACTCAAATCAGCAGATTGCAAGAACATTGTTACAACAGcagaatgaaaagtgaaaaggtTCATTATTAGACCTTGTGCCATTTCAAGTTCTAAAAAACATATCCtggcttgttaaaaaaaaaataaaaatctcaaacGCTTTTACAGAAAGGGGTAATTGTAATTgtccttttccccccccccgaggcAGTTAAAGTGATACATTGAAGGTCACTGCAAAGCTGAGAATGGAATCTAAACCTATCAGTCTCTTACTCAACATCATTTTTGGTAGAACTGCGAAGTTTTATTAATAATCATAGATGCCACTTCATGGGAATGTTGAGGTTTTGCACTCTCTCTCCTCTCATATTCTCAAGAAGCATGAACTGTCCCGTTTTAGGAAAATCACAAATATGTTAAGTtgatcaaggaaaaaaacaaatgtttacaCACTTAACTGTGTTTTTCTAGTCTTGTTCATAAATAACTTAATGTTTACCAGAAGAACCCAAAACTTGAACATACCCCAAACACAGCACTTATCTGTAAAGCTAACAGTAAATGCTCATTAGAggagacaaaaatgtttttctctacaTTTATTAGTAGAAAGCGTCTCAATAAAGCCACGTATTAGTTGAAATGTATAACCTCACTGgctttgaaagaacaaaaaaagttattcttggaaaactgtcatttaattttaaaatgcaaagaaaacatttagatTCCAATAACACACAACCAGTAAAGCTGTAAACATATTAACAAGACAAAGGCAGGGGGAATGTTCTTTTACCAAATAGTGATAGCATACATCTCTTAAAAAACTTGAAGATCTCTCAGTAGATAGTGAAGGTAATGAGAGATGCATTTATGTCCATGGAACAGCAAAAATGTAtgataaaattttgtttcagtcagAAGTTGTCAAGATCTTGATCACCTAAAACCGCTGTGATTTCAGCAGGCTGCCAGCTAAACCTCTTTACTACAAGTCATATTCTTCACAGTAAcacattcacagaaaacaaacaaactgacATTCACCATTAAGCTATCTGTTACCTcctttttggcttcttttttggGATCATAATCACTATCATTTCCATCCATTGGATGAGCTTCTTCTACGTCATCATCACTGAGGACAGATTATAAGAAGCTGgtcattttatcttttttaacctcaaatataaatatgtatcaGGGTAAGACAGAATGATCTACTCTAAAATATCTAAGTATATGGTATCTCAAAGTTACTTGTAGTTTTCAAAAGTGAGCTGTTACAACtatatttcctttattaaatTCTAACAATTATTTTGATAAACAGCAATCCTAAACTGTagtttcaaaattactttaagCAGTGCTGGTACAGCTGCCAAAAAATTTGGTGTCACCCTTTCTTCAATTCAACCACTTGTGCCAGCATGAACACTTACATGGTCAACTATACCAAGGCTAGAAATAATCTTTCATTTGCCATGTTAGTTTTAATAGATCTATTTTCAAACCACTGCACCAAGTGGATAAATAAACCCTTGCTGAAGTCTGTGGGGAGCAAAAGGGGACAATATAAGATGGGAAAACACAGGACTGCTTTTTCACCGAAGTGCTCAGGATCTAGCAGTTTGGGGGAGGGGAATGAAATCTGCTGaattaaatcaaagaaaaaaggttgaaaaGACAACAGTTAGTTTAGTTGAGTCCAATCCAGTCATTCACACAATGTAATTTCTGAATAAATGAACgtaaaaacaccacaaaaattTCTAATTATTACAAAAAACCCGCAAAACGCTAAATATAGaagcaaactgattttcttctgcaatttttCAGCTATAGGGTCACTAAGTAAGCATATGAATTTTAGATTTCAGGAACTCTTTTCAATAACATATAATTAAATAGACCCTTTTGCTCTAGCTAGGCAGTTTTCCGTAGATGTAAAATCATACTTTCCAATATAAACATGATTATATTACTTATACATTCAACatattaaatcacttttaaaaaagtacaaGTTAATACCCAAGTATACTAAGtgcaatataattttaatttcatagtAAGTAGGGGAAATGTCATTCCCTTCTATCCAAGacaatttaaaactattttgagCTCTAATTCTCTTTGACTGATAGCAGTTCTAAGTCTCCTAAAATAAGATTTCATATGAAGTTTTGTTATAAAACAGTACTTGGGCATTCTAATTGCTATAGCTCTTTACAGTGGTTgatctttcagttttaattccattctagtccaaccccccccccccaaaaccccaaaaaaacacagaacagacccccccccccccatccacaAAAATACTCTCCTCCCCACATGATTATATAGGGTTAGACTTCTCAAATAAAGCATTATTTGTAAACCACATTCCCAGACTTCGGGGTTTTTTAAACCCTTGTTTTTACAGTTACCCGTTAAAGCACTCAAGTGTGTTATTAAAACTCACACTGACTGGAGTGATATAGTTCTTAAAGCACCAGTATCAAACCCCTTGCTAAAAACAGAGACATCACCACAGATGCTTAAACCTAAAAAACCTGGTTCACGCTGAAACATAATGGCTGACAATTACTCTGACATCTCTACCTAGAAAGACTTCAGTCTCTGGTTAGCTACTTAAGAATATAAAACTTACCTGTCACCTTGATTATTTCTGTTAGCTAGTTTTCGAGCCTGCCGATCCATCAAACTTGTCCTAGAGCgagtttttttccaggaatagTAATATTTTACAAGGCTTGCGATAGTCTTGTCTGGAAGCTAGAAGAATTCATTAACAtattaatacttttaaaaattaacattccACCCAAGATTATAATTCTGCTCTATTTACAACCACCTCTACccaagtattttaaatgcatggaTGAGATGAAAAGGAGGGAtgtattttgtgtatgtttttaaaaaagggggagggggagaaaggcttttttttattagagtGAAAAACCTGTAAGTCCAAGAGACATGATGAAATTAACTTAAATCTTATAGTCAAGGTTGTTCCTGAAGCTTTTACACAGAAATCAACATGAAATTTTAGCCCAGCTGGAGCCTTTGCTCCTAGTGAATCCGAACTGTTTAATGCTTCtgattaaaatattactttaccATTTGCTGGATCCTGTGAAAGCTCTTTCCATGGAAGCTAAATGCTTGTTCAAATAGGACTTTATCTTCAACTGTCCATTCATCAGGGAAAGGAGTGAAGTTAGGGAGATCCGCAAGGGACTTCTCAATATTGTGTTTATGCCAGAACAACATGCCGAGagcctttgaaaagaaatagtcCCTTTTTGGATTTAGTCAACTTTCTAAAATGTTgagaaaagttaaataaaaaaggcaatttatttatttaaaataaaattgactaTCAGAACCCCTtctcaaaatgtatttacaatTTTACTGGCTAGGTACTACAGGTTACAAAATTCTCTTTGGAGATGGTATGAAGAGTGGGCACATCTGCACTTTATTAAAGGTAGGAAAGCTAGACAATTTAAGGTTGGCATGGCAGCAGTAATTCTGACGTAGCATGAACTAGTCTGATAGGCTCAAACCTGacctgctttcttcctttacaaGCATGTATCACCTACACAGTTCCTTATAGATCTTCAGGCCTTTACTAACAGCCcactcaaaaaagaaaataaaaatacttttcagcaGCTAGAGGATTATCCAAAATGCAAGCCTGAAAGTTCAAAGTGAGAGTGGTCTTTCTACAACTCTCCAATCCACAAATAACAGCATGGCCACTTCAATGTCATGTGCACCTAATAAGGAATGGAAACTTAAATATACTTTCttacataatttaatttctcaatATTCTTAAAGAATTTTATGCTAATTAGACATTCTGCCAGAGAATCAATGACAGACTTGATGCCAAGTCTGGCATGGAAATTGGGAAATGTAATCCACTCAGTTTCAACCATACAGTGCAGACATGATCACCAGTTGTTCATCAGCTCTCCAAACCCCTGATTTCACATCTTCTAGTAACCTGGACATAGCAAACCtcttttcttgttaaaatgGCGAGTGACAAGCACCTCTTGCAAAGATAATTTCTATTCCGCTGTGACCAgtctacaaatatttttgtactaGAAGTTGTTCTGAAAATTAGTCTTTTTTGTAGATTTATTTTGAGATCCCTCAGTTCCCTCTCTGCCCTAACAAAAGCCAAGCCATAAACAAAAATCACCAAACTGCAGGTATTCTGGACATCGTAACATTGGCAGGCTCTTTTTCAGATAGCAGTTGACTAGCAAGTCTCTGCTATTTTGAGCTTCCATCCTCCAAAACTTGATCATACAACTTGCTTCCACTTGtacaccaaatatttttttgcaatagGTAATCCCACTTTTACATAAATTGGttaatttatgaagaaaattcaaTAGAACTAAGTGCAGTCCAGCAAAG
It encodes:
- the RCOR3 gene encoding REST corepressor 3 isoform X4: MPGMMEKGAELLGGKSRAAPNGTKSSSPSNGHYSEPESGGGDSGDEHDVGMRVGAEYQARIPDFEPGATKYTDKDNGGMLVWSPYHNIPDAKLDEYIAIAKEKHGYNVEQALGMLFWHKHNIEKSLADLPNFTPFPDEWTVEDKVLFEQAFSFHGKSFHRIQQMLPDKTIASLVKYYYSWKKTRSRTSLMDRQARKLANRNNQGDSDDDVEEAHPMDGNDSDYDPKKEAKKEGNNEQPVQTSKIGLGRREYQSLQHRHHSQRSKCRPPKGMYLTQEDVIAVSCSPNAANTILRQLDMELISLKRQVQNAKQVNSALKQKMEGGIEEFKPPESNQKINARWTTEEQLLAVQGTKHSGHSVFRPFTSSTGICSSTYRSHRNFKSATPVTSSSASCCSCSPSSASTTSTAGAIYSAKADSKSASPTTHPPS
- the RCOR3 gene encoding REST corepressor 3 isoform X3, with translation MLFWHKHNIEKSLADLPNFTPFPDEWTVEDKVLFEQAFSFHGKSFHRIQQMLPDKTIASLVKYYYSWKKTRSRTSLMDRQARKLANRNNQGDSDDDVEEAHPMDGNDSDYDPKKEAKKEVTDSLMGNNEQPVQTSKIGLGRREYQSLQHRHHSQRSKCRPPKGMYLTQEDVIAVSCSPNAANTILRQLDMELISLKRQVQNAKQVNSALKQKMEGGIEEFKPPESNQKINARWTTEEQLLAVQGVRKYGKDFQAIADVIGNKTVGQVKNFFVNYRRRFNLEEVLQEWEAEQGTLASNGDASALGEDTKNTSNVPSGKSTDEEDEAQSTPATQCLGPSPPAQASAPAPTAPIATLNQPPPLLRPALPAAPALHRQPPPLQQQARFIQPRPTLNQPPPPLIRPANSMPPRLNPRPVLTTVSGQQPPSLIGIQTESQSTLH